One genomic region from Balaenoptera acutorostrata chromosome 1, mBalAcu1.1, whole genome shotgun sequence encodes:
- the PRUNE1 gene encoding exopolyphosphatase PRUNE1 isoform X1 — protein MEDYLQGCRAALQESRPIHVVLGNEACDLDSMVSALALAFYLAKTTEAEEVFVPVLNIKRSELPLRGDNVFFLQKTHIPESLLIFRDEIDLHALQQAGQLTLILVDHHVLPKSDAALEEAVAEVLDHRPIDQKHCPPCHVSVELVGSCATLVAERILQRAPEILDRQTAALLHGAIILDCVNMDLKIGKATLKDNQYVEKLEALFPDLPNRNDIFDSLQKAKFDVSGLTTEQMLRKDQKTISRQGTKVAISAIYMDLEAFLQRSGLIADLHAFCQAHSYDALVAMTIFFNTYNEPVRQLAVFCPHAALRVTVCGVLERSHSPSLKLTPAPSIHPNLQAYLQGNTQVSRKKLLPLLQEALSAYFDSTNIPSGQPETEGVSREQVDKELDRAGNSLIPGLSQDEEEPPLPPTPMNSLVDECPLDQGLPKFSAEVIFEKCSQISLSESTTASRSKK, from the exons GAGTCCCGACCCATACATGTTGTGCTGGGAAATGAAGCCTGTGACTTGGACTCCATGGTGTCAGCTCTCGCCCTGGCTTTTTATCTGGCAAAG ACAACTGAGGCTGAAGAAGTCTTTGTGccagttttaaatataaaacGTTCTGAGCTACCTCTACGAGGTGACAATGTCTTCTTCCTTCAGAAGACTCACATTCCAGAGTCCCTCTTGATTTTCCGGGATGAGATTGACCTCCATGCATTGCAGCAGGCTGGCCAGCTCACCCTCATCCTTGTTGACCATCATGTCTTACCCAA AAGTGACGCAGCCTTAGAGGAGGCAGTAGCAGAGGTGCTAGACCATCGGCCCATCGATCAGAAACACTGCCCTCCCTGCCATGTTTCAGTTGAGCTGGTGGGGTCCTGCGCTACCCTGGTGGCCGAGAGAATCCTGCAGAGGGCACCAGAGATCTTGGACAGGCAAACTGCAGCCCTTCTTCATG GAGCAATCATCCTGGACTGTGTGAACATGGACCTTAAAATTGGAAAGGCAACCCTAAAGGACAACCAGTATGTGGAGAAACTAGAGGCCCTCTTCCCAGATCTGCCCAACAGAAACGATATCTTTGATTCTCTGCAAAAAGCAAAGTTTGATGTATCAG GACTGACCACAGAGCAGATGCTGAGAAAGGACCAGAAGACCATCTCCAGACAAGGCACTAAGGTGGCCATTAGTGCAATATATATGGATTTGGAG GCCTTTCTGCAGAGGTCTGGCCTCATTGCAGATCTCCATGCCTTCTGCCAGGCTCACAGCTACGATGCCCTGGTCGCCATGACTATCTTTTTCAACACTTACAATGAGCCAGTGCGGCAGTTGGCAGTTTTCTGTCCCCACGCAGCACTCCGAGTGACG GTCTGTGGAGTCCTGGAACGCTCCCACTCTCCGTCCCTGAAGCTGACCCCTGCCCCAAGCATCCACCCTAACCTCCAAGCCTATCTTCAAGGCAACACCCAGGTCTCTCGAAAGAAACTTCTGCCTCTGCTCCAGGAAGCCCTGTCAGCATATTTTGACTCCACGAACATCCCTTCAGGACAGCCTGAGACAGAGGGTGTGTCCAGGGAGCAGGTAGACAAGGAATTGGACAGGGCAGGTAACTCCCTGATTCCTGGACTGAGTCAAGATGAGGAGGAGCCTCCACTGCCCCCCACGCCCATGAACAGCCTGGTGGATGAGTGCCCTCTGGATCAGGGGCTGCCGAAATTCTCAGCCGAGGTCATCTTTGAGAAATGTAGTCAGATCTCGCTGTCAGAATCTACCACTGCCTCCCGGTCCAAGAAATGA
- the CDC42SE1 gene encoding CDC42 small effector protein 1 produces MSEFWHKLGCCVVEKPQPKKKRRRIDRTMIGEPMNFVHLTHIGSGEMGAGDGLGMTGAVQEQMRSKGNRDRPWSNSRGL; encoded by the exons ATGAGTGAATTTTGGCACAAACTGGGCTGCTGTGTGGTAGAGAAACCCCAGCCG aagaagaagaggagacgGATTGACCGGACCATGATTGGGGAACCAATGAATTTTGTCCACCTGACTCACATTGGCTCTGGGGAGATGGGTGCCGGAGATGGACTTGGCATG ACAGGTGCAGTTCAGGAGCAGATGAGATCCAAGGGAAACCGAGACAGACCGTGGAGCAATTCTAGGGGCTTGTAG
- the BNIPL gene encoding bcl-2/adenovirus E1B 19 kDa-interacting protein 2-like protein isoform X3 codes for MRKRLCAPELRLNLTKGPGDNGASPTHSVPSSPDGSSDLEVDELETPSDSEQLDSGHEFEREDELPQAEGLGASEAAERLGQGCMWDVAGEDGHCWRVFRTGQREQRVDMTVIEPYKKVLSHGGYHGDGLNVVILFASCYLPRSSIPDYTYVMEHLFRYMVGTLELLIAENYLLVHLSGGTSRAQVPPLSWIRQCYHTLDRRLRKNLHALVVVHATWYVKAFLTLLRPFISSKFTRKIRFLNSLGELAQLISLDQVHIPEAVRRLDQDLHGSGGT; via the exons ATGCGTAAGCGTCTTTGTGCCCCAGAGTTGCGACTGAATCTGACTAAGGGGCCTGGAGATAACGGAGCTTCTCCCACCcactctgtaccttcctctcctGATGGCAGTTCTGACCTGGAGGTAGACGAGTTGGAGACACCTTCAGACTCGGAGCAGCTGGACAGTGGACATGAATTTGAACGGGAAG ATGAGCTGCCCCAGGCAGAGGGCCTGGGGGCCAGTGAGGCAGCTGAAAGGCTGGGCCAGGGTTGTATGTGGGATGTGGCTGGAGAAGACGGTCATTGCTGGAGGGTGTTCCGAACAGGACAGCGGGAGCAGCGAGTGGACATGACCGTCATTGAGCCCTATAAGAAAGTCCTATCTCATGGAG gcTACCATGGTGATGGCCTCAATGTTGTCATCCTCTTTGCTTCCTGTTATCTACCCAGAAGCAGCATCCCCGACTACACCTATGTCATGGAACACTTGTTTAG GTATATGGTGGGTACTCTGGAGCTGCTGATAGCTGAAAATTATCTGCTTGTTCACCTGAGTGGAGGCACAAGTAGGGCCCAAGTTCCACCTCTGAGCTGGATACGCCAGTGTTACCACACCCTGGATCGGCG GCTCCGGAAAAACCTGCATGCCCTGGTGGTTGTCCATGCTACATGGTATGTGAAGGCATTCCTGACACTGCTTCGGCCCTTCATCAG TTCCAAGTTCACACGGAAGATCCGTTTTCTGAACAGCCTTGGAGAGCTGGCCCAACTCATCTCCTTGGATCAGGTCCACATCCCAGAAGCTGTCAGACG GCTGGACCAGGATCTCCATGGCTCAGGAGGGACCTAG
- the BNIPL gene encoding bcl-2/adenovirus E1B 19 kDa-interacting protein 2-like protein isoform X1, translated as MGTVQEEGEKTLDLRVGENAETAVLGASLRLEELELKEDWQDEEFPRLLPEEADPSGDPHNPERDSQAGTPSTLAPCGQRLMRKRLCAPELRLNLTKGPGDNGASPTHSVPSSPDGSSDLEVDELETPSDSEQLDSGHEFEREDELPQAEGLGASEAAERLGQGCMWDVAGEDGHCWRVFRTGQREQRVDMTVIEPYKKVLSHGGYHGDGLNVVILFASCYLPRSSIPDYTYVMEHLFRYMVGTLELLIAENYLLVHLSGGTSRAQVPPLSWIRQCYHTLDRRLRKNLHALVVVHATWYVKAFLTLLRPFISSKFTRKIRFLNSLGELAQLISLDQVHIPEAVRRLDQDLHGSGGT; from the exons ATGGGAACTGtacaagaggaaggagaaaagacatTAGATCTCAG GGTCGGGGAGAATGCAGAAACAGCTGTACTAGGAGCATCCTTGAGACTTGAGGAACTGGAGCTGAAGGAAGACTGGCAGGATGAAGAATTCCCTAG ATTGCTTCCTGAAGAGGCTGACCCTTCTGGAGATCCTCATAATCCTGAAAGAGACTCACAGGCAG GAACCCCCAGCACTTTAGCCCCGTGTGGCCAGCGCCTCATGCGTAAGCGTCTTTGTGCCCCAGAGTTGCGACTGAATCTGACTAAGGGGCCTGGAGATAACGGAGCTTCTCCCACCcactctgtaccttcctctcctGATGGCAGTTCTGACCTGGAGGTAGACGAGTTGGAGACACCTTCAGACTCGGAGCAGCTGGACAGTGGACATGAATTTGAACGGGAAG ATGAGCTGCCCCAGGCAGAGGGCCTGGGGGCCAGTGAGGCAGCTGAAAGGCTGGGCCAGGGTTGTATGTGGGATGTGGCTGGAGAAGACGGTCATTGCTGGAGGGTGTTCCGAACAGGACAGCGGGAGCAGCGAGTGGACATGACCGTCATTGAGCCCTATAAGAAAGTCCTATCTCATGGAG gcTACCATGGTGATGGCCTCAATGTTGTCATCCTCTTTGCTTCCTGTTATCTACCCAGAAGCAGCATCCCCGACTACACCTATGTCATGGAACACTTGTTTAG GTATATGGTGGGTACTCTGGAGCTGCTGATAGCTGAAAATTATCTGCTTGTTCACCTGAGTGGAGGCACAAGTAGGGCCCAAGTTCCACCTCTGAGCTGGATACGCCAGTGTTACCACACCCTGGATCGGCG GCTCCGGAAAAACCTGCATGCCCTGGTGGTTGTCCATGCTACATGGTATGTGAAGGCATTCCTGACACTGCTTCGGCCCTTCATCAG TTCCAAGTTCACACGGAAGATCCGTTTTCTGAACAGCCTTGGAGAGCTGGCCCAACTCATCTCCTTGGATCAGGTCCACATCCCAGAAGCTGTCAGACG GCTGGACCAGGATCTCCATGGCTCAGGAGGGACCTAG
- the PRUNE1 gene encoding exopolyphosphatase PRUNE1 isoform X3: MRLTSMHCSRLASSPSSLLTIMSYPRLTTEQMLRKDQKTISRQGTKVAISAIYMDLEAFLQRSGLIADLHAFCQAHSYDALVAMTIFFNTYNEPVRQLAVFCPHAALRVTVCGVLERSHSPSLKLTPAPSIHPNLQAYLQGNTQVSRKKLLPLLQEALSAYFDSTNIPSGQPETEGVSREQVDKELDRAGNSLIPGLSQDEEEPPLPPTPMNSLVDECPLDQGLPKFSAEVIFEKCSQISLSESTTASRSKK, encoded by the exons ATGAGATTGACCTCCATGCATTGCAGCAGGCTGGCCAGCTCACCCTCATCCTTGTTGACCATCATGTCTTACCCAA GACTGACCACAGAGCAGATGCTGAGAAAGGACCAGAAGACCATCTCCAGACAAGGCACTAAGGTGGCCATTAGTGCAATATATATGGATTTGGAG GCCTTTCTGCAGAGGTCTGGCCTCATTGCAGATCTCCATGCCTTCTGCCAGGCTCACAGCTACGATGCCCTGGTCGCCATGACTATCTTTTTCAACACTTACAATGAGCCAGTGCGGCAGTTGGCAGTTTTCTGTCCCCACGCAGCACTCCGAGTGACG GTCTGTGGAGTCCTGGAACGCTCCCACTCTCCGTCCCTGAAGCTGACCCCTGCCCCAAGCATCCACCCTAACCTCCAAGCCTATCTTCAAGGCAACACCCAGGTCTCTCGAAAGAAACTTCTGCCTCTGCTCCAGGAAGCCCTGTCAGCATATTTTGACTCCACGAACATCCCTTCAGGACAGCCTGAGACAGAGGGTGTGTCCAGGGAGCAGGTAGACAAGGAATTGGACAGGGCAGGTAACTCCCTGATTCCTGGACTGAGTCAAGATGAGGAGGAGCCTCCACTGCCCCCCACGCCCATGAACAGCCTGGTGGATGAGTGCCCTCTGGATCAGGGGCTGCCGAAATTCTCAGCCGAGGTCATCTTTGAGAAATGTAGTCAGATCTCGCTGTCAGAATCTACCACTGCCTCCCGGTCCAAGAAATGA
- the C1H1orf56 gene encoding protein MENT, with translation MVPAAGALLWALLLSLGPRAAGAEGLTSTAMPRNSLRFGGPMTRSYRTTARSTRSVVSQKMRVTMEDEDDVVAVADSLAGPAAAELLASTVSTGSRSRLSAEEDGSLEEGVVIYARKNNTELETHNTTSSTPGGPSPGFTANDQYSEIRMSSSQRPSTWKANVDQLLSDTTLNQWSTARSTRNQWPPPSPTAMPAPEDLRLVLMPWGPWHCHCKSGTMSRTRAGKLRGLSGRLRVGALSQLRTEHRPCTYHQCPCNREREECPLDAGLCPDTSCTTQTTTRATTATPFPPLVSRLRPTPFIPSLRPNPALAFWKRVRTGLEDIWNSLSTVFTEMQPINRNQR, from the exons ATGGTCCCCGCCGCCGGCGCGCTGCTTTGGGCCCTGCTGCTGAGTCTGGGGCCCCGGGCGGCGGGGGCCGAAGGCCTGACTTCGACCGCGATGCCGCGGAACAGTCTCCGCTTCGGGGGCCCTATGACCCGCAGCTACCGGACCACCGCCCGGAGCACCCGGAGCGTTGTTTCCCAGAAGATGAGGGTAACAATGGAGGATGAGGACGACGTCGTGGCCGTGGCCGACAGCTTGGCAGGCCCGGCCGCTGCCGAGCTCTTGGCCTCCACGGTGTCCACAGGTAGCCGGTCGCGTTTGTCGGCGGAGGAGGATGGGTCTTTGGAAGAGGGGGTTGTGATTTACGCCAGAAAGAATAACACCGAGTTGGAGACTCACAATACGACTTCCAGTACACCTGGGGGGCCTAGCCCAGGGTTTACAGCGAATGACCAGTATTCCGAAATCAGGATGAGTTCAAGCCAGCGGCCCTCCACCTGGAAGGCTAACGTGGACCAGCTGCTCTCCGACACTACCCTGAACCAGTGGTCAACAGCACGGTCCACCCGGAACCAGTGGCCACCGCCCTCGCCCACAGCCATGCCAGCTCCCGAGGATCTGCGGCTGGTGCTGATGCCCTGGGGCCCGTGGCACTGCCACTGCAAGTCCGGCACCATGAGCCGGACCCGGGCCGGGAAACTGCGTGGCCTTTCGGGGCGCCTGCGAGTTGGGGCGCTGAGCCAACTCCGCACTGAGCACCGGCCTTGCACCTACCACCAATGCCCCTGCAACCGCGAGCGGGAGGAGTGCCCCCTCGATGCAGGTCTCTGTCCTGACACCAGCTGCACCACTCAGACCACCACCAGGGCCACCACCGCTACTCCCTTTCCCCCACTAGTCAGCCGACTCAGACCCACCCCCTTCATCCCCAGTCTCAGGCCCAACCCAGCCCTTGCTTTTTGGAAAAGGGTCAGGACTGGGCTGGAGGATATTTGGAACAGTCTGTCTACAGTGTTCACAGAGATGCAACCA ATAAACAGAAATCAGAGGTAA
- the BNIPL gene encoding bcl-2/adenovirus E1B 19 kDa-interacting protein 2-like protein isoform X2, which yields MGTVQEEGEKTLDLRVGENAETAVLGASLRLEELELKEDWQDEEFPRLLPEEADPSGDPHNPERDSQAGTPSTLAPCGQRLMRKRLCAPELRLNLTKGPGDNGASPTHSVPSSPDGSSDLEVDELETPSDSEQLDSGHEFEREDELPQAEGLGASEAAERLGQGCMWDVAGEDGHCWRVFRTGQREQRVDMTVIEPYKKVLSHGGYHGDGLNVVILFASCYLPRSSIPDYTYVMEHLFRYMVGTLELLIAENYLLVHLSGGTSRAQVPPLSWIRQCYHTLDRRSKFTRKIRFLNSLGELAQLISLDQVHIPEAVRRLDQDLHGSGGT from the exons ATGGGAACTGtacaagaggaaggagaaaagacatTAGATCTCAG GGTCGGGGAGAATGCAGAAACAGCTGTACTAGGAGCATCCTTGAGACTTGAGGAACTGGAGCTGAAGGAAGACTGGCAGGATGAAGAATTCCCTAG ATTGCTTCCTGAAGAGGCTGACCCTTCTGGAGATCCTCATAATCCTGAAAGAGACTCACAGGCAG GAACCCCCAGCACTTTAGCCCCGTGTGGCCAGCGCCTCATGCGTAAGCGTCTTTGTGCCCCAGAGTTGCGACTGAATCTGACTAAGGGGCCTGGAGATAACGGAGCTTCTCCCACCcactctgtaccttcctctcctGATGGCAGTTCTGACCTGGAGGTAGACGAGTTGGAGACACCTTCAGACTCGGAGCAGCTGGACAGTGGACATGAATTTGAACGGGAAG ATGAGCTGCCCCAGGCAGAGGGCCTGGGGGCCAGTGAGGCAGCTGAAAGGCTGGGCCAGGGTTGTATGTGGGATGTGGCTGGAGAAGACGGTCATTGCTGGAGGGTGTTCCGAACAGGACAGCGGGAGCAGCGAGTGGACATGACCGTCATTGAGCCCTATAAGAAAGTCCTATCTCATGGAG gcTACCATGGTGATGGCCTCAATGTTGTCATCCTCTTTGCTTCCTGTTATCTACCCAGAAGCAGCATCCCCGACTACACCTATGTCATGGAACACTTGTTTAG GTATATGGTGGGTACTCTGGAGCTGCTGATAGCTGAAAATTATCTGCTTGTTCACCTGAGTGGAGGCACAAGTAGGGCCCAAGTTCCACCTCTGAGCTGGATACGCCAGTGTTACCACACCCTGGATCGGCG TTCCAAGTTCACACGGAAGATCCGTTTTCTGAACAGCCTTGGAGAGCTGGCCCAACTCATCTCCTTGGATCAGGTCCACATCCCAGAAGCTGTCAGACG GCTGGACCAGGATCTCCATGGCTCAGGAGGGACCTAG
- the PRUNE1 gene encoding exopolyphosphatase PRUNE1 isoform X2, with product MEDYLQGCRAALQESRPIHVVLGNEACDLDSMVSALALAFYLAKTTEAEEVFVPVLNIKRSELPLRGDNVFFLQKTHIPESLLIFRDEIDLHALQQAGQLTLILVDHHVLPKSDAALEEAVAEVLDHRPIDQKHCPPCHVSVELVGSCATLVAERILQRAPEILDRQTAALLHGAIILDCVNMDLKIGKATLKDNQYVEKLEALFPDLPNRNDIFDSLQKAKFDVSGLTTEQMLRKDQKTISRQGTKVAISAIYMDLEVCGVLERSHSPSLKLTPAPSIHPNLQAYLQGNTQVSRKKLLPLLQEALSAYFDSTNIPSGQPETEGVSREQVDKELDRAGNSLIPGLSQDEEEPPLPPTPMNSLVDECPLDQGLPKFSAEVIFEKCSQISLSESTTASRSKK from the exons GAGTCCCGACCCATACATGTTGTGCTGGGAAATGAAGCCTGTGACTTGGACTCCATGGTGTCAGCTCTCGCCCTGGCTTTTTATCTGGCAAAG ACAACTGAGGCTGAAGAAGTCTTTGTGccagttttaaatataaaacGTTCTGAGCTACCTCTACGAGGTGACAATGTCTTCTTCCTTCAGAAGACTCACATTCCAGAGTCCCTCTTGATTTTCCGGGATGAGATTGACCTCCATGCATTGCAGCAGGCTGGCCAGCTCACCCTCATCCTTGTTGACCATCATGTCTTACCCAA AAGTGACGCAGCCTTAGAGGAGGCAGTAGCAGAGGTGCTAGACCATCGGCCCATCGATCAGAAACACTGCCCTCCCTGCCATGTTTCAGTTGAGCTGGTGGGGTCCTGCGCTACCCTGGTGGCCGAGAGAATCCTGCAGAGGGCACCAGAGATCTTGGACAGGCAAACTGCAGCCCTTCTTCATG GAGCAATCATCCTGGACTGTGTGAACATGGACCTTAAAATTGGAAAGGCAACCCTAAAGGACAACCAGTATGTGGAGAAACTAGAGGCCCTCTTCCCAGATCTGCCCAACAGAAACGATATCTTTGATTCTCTGCAAAAAGCAAAGTTTGATGTATCAG GACTGACCACAGAGCAGATGCTGAGAAAGGACCAGAAGACCATCTCCAGACAAGGCACTAAGGTGGCCATTAGTGCAATATATATGGATTTGGAG GTCTGTGGAGTCCTGGAACGCTCCCACTCTCCGTCCCTGAAGCTGACCCCTGCCCCAAGCATCCACCCTAACCTCCAAGCCTATCTTCAAGGCAACACCCAGGTCTCTCGAAAGAAACTTCTGCCTCTGCTCCAGGAAGCCCTGTCAGCATATTTTGACTCCACGAACATCCCTTCAGGACAGCCTGAGACAGAGGGTGTGTCCAGGGAGCAGGTAGACAAGGAATTGGACAGGGCAGGTAACTCCCTGATTCCTGGACTGAGTCAAGATGAGGAGGAGCCTCCACTGCCCCCCACGCCCATGAACAGCCTGGTGGATGAGTGCCCTCTGGATCAGGGGCTGCCGAAATTCTCAGCCGAGGTCATCTTTGAGAAATGTAGTCAGATCTCGCTGTCAGAATCTACCACTGCCTCCCGGTCCAAGAAATGA